Proteins encoded within one genomic window of Amorphoplanes friuliensis DSM 7358:
- a CDS encoding prenyltransferase/squalene oxidase repeat-containing protein: MVDIDAAIRYVVTNGDPVERARLAYLRAGTPPPPPALVRLEADQTAAGGWPAGGDSTVPSIDATCFRLAELDDLGGLHGAQVDRALAWLAAVQHNDGSWQEDQSLAAEAPAWAMPGDPEATLYLTAVAGFWITVAEVEAHPHHEVPPTYERTLAAATRFVAAQLRPDGSWPSFLAAGWHAAGLLHEQQHFYESARVQLVLGDRMEDMSPAEVANMAAALRRVNLGDDWLLQSARKRLGETQRKDGGWDSDEGPLFDVNTTLIAIRACKT; the protein is encoded by the coding sequence GTGGTCGATATCGACGCCGCCATCAGGTACGTCGTGACAAACGGCGATCCTGTGGAGCGGGCGAGACTTGCCTACCTGCGGGCCGGCACACCGCCCCCGCCGCCCGCCCTCGTACGCCTCGAGGCGGACCAGACGGCGGCGGGTGGCTGGCCGGCGGGCGGTGACAGCACCGTGCCGTCGATCGATGCGACCTGTTTCCGCCTCGCCGAGCTGGATGATCTCGGCGGTCTCCACGGCGCGCAGGTCGACCGCGCTCTGGCCTGGCTGGCGGCGGTGCAGCACAACGACGGCTCCTGGCAGGAGGACCAGTCCCTGGCGGCCGAGGCCCCGGCCTGGGCCATGCCCGGTGACCCGGAGGCGACGCTCTACCTGACCGCGGTCGCGGGCTTCTGGATCACCGTTGCCGAGGTCGAGGCGCACCCGCATCACGAGGTGCCGCCGACCTACGAGCGCACGCTGGCGGCCGCGACCCGTTTTGTGGCCGCACAGCTGCGCCCGGACGGCAGCTGGCCGTCCTTCCTGGCCGCCGGCTGGCACGCGGCGGGGCTGCTCCACGAGCAGCAGCACTTCTACGAGTCGGCGCGGGTGCAGCTCGTCCTGGGTGATCGTATGGAGGACATGTCACCGGCCGAGGTCGCGAACATGGCCGCGGCACTGCGCAGGGTCAACCTCGGTGATGACTGGCTGTTGCAGAGCGCCCGCAAACGCCTCGGGGAGACTCAGCGTAAGGACGGCGGCTGGGACAGCGACGAGGGCCCGCTCTTCGACGTGAACACGACCCTGATCGCCATTCGAGCCTGCAAAACCTGA
- a CDS encoding glutamate-5-semialdehyde dehydrogenase gives MTVLEQAAEARVAAIDLATATRADKDAALLLMADRLVERAGDIVTANAVDVENARAGGLSEAMIDRLTLTTERVAAMAEGLRQLAALPDPVGDVVRGSTLANGLELRQVRVPFGVVGIIYEGRPNVTADAAGICLKSGNAVLLRGSGSAFSSNAAIVSVLRKAVADSNLPANAIQLLDATTRDSVKELMRARGLVDVLIPRGGASLIKAVVEESTVPVIETGVGNCHVYVDEGADLEKALGVVLNSKTQRLSTCNTAESLLVHATLASSFLPLVVEELIAAGVTVHGDPRVAGLDGVVPATDEDWGTEYLSADISVAVVDSLDDALDHIRRYGTGHTEAIVTENLAAARRFSARVDAAAVMINASTRFTDGGEFGFGAEIGISTQKLHARGPMGLPELTSTKYIVTGNGHTR, from the coding sequence ATGACTGTGCTTGAGCAGGCCGCCGAGGCCCGGGTGGCCGCGATCGACCTGGCCACCGCGACCCGCGCCGACAAGGACGCCGCGTTGCTGCTGATGGCGGACCGGCTCGTCGAGCGGGCCGGCGACATCGTCACCGCCAACGCCGTGGACGTGGAGAACGCCCGTGCCGGGGGGTTGTCCGAGGCCATGATCGACAGGCTGACGCTGACCACCGAGCGGGTTGCCGCGATGGCCGAAGGTCTGCGGCAGCTGGCCGCGCTGCCCGACCCGGTCGGAGACGTGGTGCGCGGGTCCACCCTGGCCAACGGTCTGGAGCTGCGGCAGGTCCGCGTGCCGTTCGGCGTGGTCGGCATCATCTACGAGGGCCGGCCCAACGTGACCGCCGACGCCGCCGGCATCTGCCTGAAGTCCGGCAACGCCGTGCTGCTGCGGGGTTCCGGCTCGGCGTTCAGCTCGAACGCCGCGATCGTGTCGGTGCTGCGCAAGGCCGTCGCCGACTCGAACCTGCCGGCGAACGCGATCCAGCTGCTGGACGCCACGACCCGCGACTCGGTCAAGGAGCTGATGCGGGCCCGCGGCCTGGTCGACGTCCTGATCCCCCGCGGCGGCGCGTCGCTGATCAAGGCGGTCGTGGAGGAGTCGACGGTCCCGGTGATCGAAACCGGCGTCGGCAACTGCCATGTGTACGTGGACGAGGGCGCCGACCTCGAAAAAGCCCTCGGGGTGGTGCTGAACTCGAAGACGCAGCGCCTGTCGACGTGCAACACCGCGGAGTCGCTGCTGGTGCACGCGACGCTGGCCTCGTCCTTCCTGCCGCTGGTCGTCGAGGAGCTGATCGCCGCCGGTGTGACCGTGCACGGTGATCCCCGGGTCGCCGGCCTCGACGGTGTGGTCCCGGCGACGGATGAGGACTGGGGCACGGAATACCTGTCCGCGGACATCTCGGTCGCCGTGGTCGACTCGCTGGACGACGCCCTCGACCACATCCGGCGCTACGGCACCGGGCACACCGAGGCGATCGTGACCGAGAACCTCGCGGCGGCCCGCCGCTTCTCGGCCCGGGTCGACGCCGCCGCCGTGATGATCAACGCCTCGACGCGGTTCACCGACGGCGGCGAGTTCGGCTTCGGCGCGGAGATCGGCATCAGCACCCAGAAGCTCCACGCCCGCGGGCCGATGGGCCTCCCGGAGCTGACCTCCACGAAGTACATCGTCACCGGCAACGGTCACACACGCTGA
- the proB gene encoding glutamate 5-kinase, with translation MREQVTGARRIVVKVGSSSLTTASGGIDEQRVDALVDVLGGLAAQGREVVLVSSGAIAAGLSPLKLRRRPRDLATQQAAASVGQGLLIGRYAQGFAKHGLTVGQVLLTVDDVTRRAHYRNAYRTLRKLLDLGALPIVNENDTVATEEIRFGDNDRLAALVAVLVQADLLVLLSDVDALYTGSPSAPGSRRIPVVLSDADLADVSIGTAGKSGVGTGGMVTKVEAARIATGFGIPVVLTAAPLAAAALDGDEVGTLFHAVEHRPAARLFWLAHATTPRGRLHLDPGAVAAVVARRKSLLPAGITAVDGSFAAGDPVDLIDADSGAPVARGLVNYDAVEIPALLGRSTPELAAALGPGYEREVVHRDDLVLL, from the coding sequence GTGCGTGAACAGGTGACCGGCGCGCGCCGGATCGTGGTCAAGGTGGGGTCGTCCTCGCTGACCACCGCATCCGGCGGAATCGACGAACAGCGCGTCGACGCCCTCGTGGACGTCCTCGGCGGTCTGGCCGCGCAGGGCCGCGAGGTGGTGCTCGTCTCCAGCGGCGCGATCGCCGCCGGGCTCTCCCCGCTCAAACTGCGCCGGCGTCCGCGCGACCTGGCCACCCAGCAGGCCGCGGCCTCCGTGGGCCAGGGCCTTCTGATCGGCCGGTACGCCCAGGGCTTCGCGAAACACGGGCTCACCGTCGGGCAGGTGCTGCTGACCGTGGACGACGTGACGCGGCGGGCGCACTACCGGAACGCGTACAGGACGTTGCGCAAGCTGCTCGACCTGGGCGCGCTGCCGATCGTCAACGAGAACGACACCGTCGCCACCGAGGAGATCCGGTTCGGTGACAACGACCGGCTGGCCGCCCTGGTGGCGGTGCTGGTGCAAGCCGATCTGCTGGTCCTGCTCTCCGACGTGGACGCGCTCTACACCGGAAGCCCGTCGGCGCCCGGCTCCCGCCGCATCCCGGTTGTCCTCTCCGACGCCGATCTCGCCGACGTCTCCATCGGCACGGCCGGCAAGTCCGGTGTCGGCACCGGCGGCATGGTCACCAAGGTCGAGGCGGCCCGGATCGCCACCGGTTTCGGCATCCCCGTTGTGCTCACCGCGGCACCGCTGGCCGCCGCCGCCCTCGACGGCGACGAGGTGGGCACGCTCTTCCACGCGGTCGAGCACCGGCCGGCGGCCCGGCTCTTCTGGCTGGCCCACGCCACCACGCCGCGCGGGCGCCTGCACCTGGACCCCGGCGCTGTCGCCGCCGTTGTCGCCCGGCGCAAGTCGCTGCTGCCGGCCGGGATCACCGCGGTCGACGGCTCCTTCGCGGCCGGTGACCCGGTCGACCTGATCGACGCCGACTCCGGCGCGCCGGTCGCGCGCGGGCTGGTCAACTACGACGCTGTGGAGATCCCGGCGTTGCTGGGCCGCTCGACACCCGAGTTGGCGGCGGCTCTCGGCCCCGGGTACGAACGAGAGGTCGTCCACCGCGACGACCTCGTGCTGCTGTAG
- the moeZ gene encoding adenylyltransferase/sulfurtransferase MoeZ — translation MSLPPLVEPAPELSVDEIRRYSRHLIIPDVGMDGQKRLKNAKVLAVGAGGLGSPALLYLAAAGVGTLGIIDFDTVDESNLQRQIIHGMSDVGRPKAESAADSIREINPLVNVVIHNTALDRDNVKDIFSQYDLIVDGTDNFATRYMVNDAAVLLGKPYVWGSIYRFDGQASVFWEEHGPCYRCLYPEPPPPGMVPSCAEGGVLGVLCASIGSIQVNEAIKLITGIGEPLVGKLMVYDALEMEYRKIKVRKDPNCALCGENPTVTDLLEDYDDFCGAVSEEAQEATLNATITARELKDWQDSGKDLFLVDVREPAEFEIVSIPGATLIPKGEILSGEALSRFPQDRQIVLHCKSGVRSAEALAALKAAGFKDAVHVQGGVVSWVNTVDPSLPSY, via the coding sequence GTGTCACTGCCCCCGCTCGTCGAGCCGGCCCCAGAGCTGAGCGTCGACGAGATCCGCCGCTATTCGCGTCACCTGATCATCCCCGACGTCGGGATGGACGGGCAGAAGCGGCTGAAGAACGCCAAGGTCCTGGCCGTCGGCGCGGGTGGTCTCGGCTCTCCCGCGCTGCTCTACCTGGCCGCGGCCGGTGTCGGCACGCTCGGCATCATCGACTTCGACACCGTCGACGAGTCCAACCTTCAGCGGCAGATCATCCACGGCATGTCCGACGTGGGCCGGCCCAAGGCCGAGTCCGCCGCCGACAGCATCCGGGAGATCAACCCGCTGGTGAACGTGGTCATCCACAACACCGCGCTGGACCGTGACAACGTCAAGGACATCTTCAGCCAGTACGACCTGATCGTCGACGGCACCGACAACTTCGCGACCCGCTACATGGTCAACGACGCTGCGGTGCTGCTCGGCAAGCCGTACGTGTGGGGTTCGATCTACCGCTTCGACGGCCAGGCGTCCGTCTTCTGGGAGGAGCACGGTCCCTGCTACCGCTGCCTCTACCCGGAGCCGCCGCCGCCCGGCATGGTTCCGTCCTGCGCCGAGGGTGGCGTCCTCGGTGTGCTCTGCGCGTCGATCGGCTCGATCCAGGTCAACGAGGCCATCAAGCTGATCACGGGCATCGGTGAGCCGCTGGTCGGCAAGCTGATGGTCTACGACGCGCTGGAGATGGAATACCGCAAGATCAAGGTTCGCAAGGACCCGAACTGCGCGCTCTGCGGCGAGAACCCGACGGTCACCGACCTGCTCGAGGACTACGACGACTTCTGCGGCGCGGTCTCCGAGGAGGCTCAGGAGGCGACGCTCAACGCCACGATCACGGCGCGTGAGCTCAAGGACTGGCAGGACTCCGGCAAGGACCTGTTCCTGGTCGACGTCCGCGAGCCCGCCGAGTTCGAGATCGTCAGCATCCCGGGTGCGACCCTGATCCCCAAGGGCGAGATCCTGTCCGGCGAGGCGCTCTCGCGCTTCCCGCAGGACCGGCAGATCGTGCTGCACTGCAAGTCGGGTGTGCGGTCGGCCGAGGCCCTCGCGGCGCTCAAGGCGGCCGGCTTCAAGGACGCCGTGCACGTCCAGGGTGGCGTGGTCTCCTGGGTCAACACCGTGGACCCGTCACTCCCGTCCTACTGA